The Oscillospiraceae bacterium genome has a segment encoding these proteins:
- a CDS encoding ABC transporter ATP-binding protein/permease, with protein sequence MRKPKHAEEHSMFSNLFYFLRLLFAASPALVIGELAWGVLTVLPGQLVSVLGVKYVIDIVTSGRDLKRLYAVVAVVVALLALCRLASYLYREFFWNVQREKAYYRLNRRLYAKAAELDLASYDDPEFYNRFILTIESSGDNIQNLLGLVRRYFGNLISLIAISSVLLTIDPLCLVIILASILLFLPLSKAISNLQVQRQVENTRYHRRADYFQRLFYLQDYAKEVRMNGIAPLLMERYDQAAEDVIACQKKYYGKITRRYLLQETGVQVLGFMFVLPMYLGYLVLVRHQISPGDFVASFNGAYAIAMSLNFLTVWGVAQFDERAKLIEKYRAFLHAEPTIRDGAQAAPKSQSGEIKLEHLTFTYPGGAAPVLQDINLTIHPGEKIALVGYNGAGKTTLTNLLLRLYEPSVGRILIGGQDIRDCTLQSHRDRFAAVFQDFQLFACRVGENVALSPQFDPERVRRALDHSGFQRPLPRGVDTQLLREFDDDGLMLSGGESQKVAVARAFYKDCPFVILDEPSANLDPVAEYQLNRAMLEAARDKTVIFISHRLSTTVQADKIYVMEQGRIIESGSHSELMAADGTYAYMFRLQAEKYKNAKSE encoded by the coding sequence GTGCGCAAGCCTAAGCATGCGGAAGAGCACTCCATGTTCTCCAATTTATTCTACTTTTTGCGGCTGCTGTTTGCAGCCTCCCCGGCGCTGGTGATCGGCGAGCTGGCATGGGGCGTGCTGACGGTGCTGCCCGGCCAGCTGGTCAGCGTGCTGGGGGTTAAGTATGTGATCGACATTGTCACCTCCGGTCGGGACTTAAAGCGGCTGTACGCCGTGGTGGCCGTTGTGGTGGCGCTGCTTGCGCTGTGCCGGCTGGCGTCCTATTTGTATCGGGAGTTCTTTTGGAATGTGCAAAGGGAGAAAGCCTATTACCGGCTGAACCGGCGACTGTATGCCAAGGCGGCGGAGCTGGACCTGGCGTCTTATGATGACCCGGAATTTTACAACCGCTTTATTCTCACCATTGAGTCCTCCGGCGACAACATCCAAAACCTGCTGGGCCTGGTGCGCCGGTACTTTGGCAACTTGATCTCGCTGATTGCCATTTCCTCTGTGCTGCTGACCATTGACCCGCTGTGTTTGGTGATTATTTTGGCGTCTATTTTGCTGTTTTTGCCCCTAAGCAAGGCCATTAGCAACTTGCAGGTGCAACGCCAGGTGGAGAACACCCGCTATCATCGGCGGGCAGACTACTTCCAGCGGCTGTTTTACTTGCAGGATTACGCCAAAGAGGTGCGTATGAACGGCATTGCGCCTCTGCTGATGGAGCGCTACGACCAAGCGGCGGAGGATGTGATCGCCTGTCAAAAGAAATATTACGGCAAGATCACTCGCCGCTATCTGCTCCAGGAGACCGGCGTGCAGGTGTTGGGCTTTATGTTTGTACTGCCCATGTATCTGGGCTACCTGGTGCTGGTGCGCCACCAGATCAGCCCCGGGGATTTTGTGGCCAGTTTTAACGGCGCCTATGCCATCGCCATGAGCCTGAATTTCCTCACCGTGTGGGGCGTTGCCCAGTTTGACGAGCGGGCCAAGCTGATCGAGAAGTACCGGGCCTTTCTCCACGCCGAACCCACCATTCGGGACGGGGCGCAGGCGGCGCCCAAGAGTCAGTCCGGCGAGATCAAGCTGGAACACCTGACCTTTACTTATCCCGGTGGGGCGGCGCCTGTTTTGCAGGATATTAACCTGACGATTCACCCGGGGGAGAAGATCGCCCTGGTAGGCTACAACGGCGCCGGTAAGACCACCTTGACCAATTTGCTGCTGCGGCTGTATGAGCCCTCCGTTGGGCGGATCCTGATTGGTGGGCAAGACATTCGGGACTGCACCCTGCAAAGCCATCGGGATCGGTTTGCGGCGGTGTTTCAGGACTTCCAGCTGTTTGCCTGTCGGGTAGGGGAGAATGTGGCGCTCAGTCCGCAGTTTGACCCGGAGCGGGTGCGCCGTGCGCTGGACCACAGCGGCTTTCAGCGACCTTTGCCCCGGGGCGTGGATACCCAGCTGCTGCGGGAGTTTGACGATGACGGACTGATGCTTTCCGGCGGCGAGAGCCAAAAGGTGGCGGTGGCGCGGGCATTCTACAAGGACTGCCCCTTTGTGATCCTGGATGAGCCATCTGCCAACTTGGACCCGGTGGCGGAATACCAGCTGAACCGGGCCATGCTGGAGGCTGCCAGGGACAAGACGGTGATCTTTATTTCTCACCGGTTGTCCACCACGGTGCAGGCGGATAAAATTTATGTGATGGAGCAGGGTCGGATCATAGAGAGCGGCTCGCACAGTGAACTGATGGCGGCAGACGGCACCTATGCTTATATGTTCCGCCTGCAAGCGGAGAAGTATAAGAACGCCAAAAGTGAATAA
- a CDS encoding DUF421 domain-containing protein, which translates to MTVTLIRALLIYFTVILAMRIMGKRQIGELNPHELVITILVSQIASIPLQDNTMPLANAFLPMLLLVSLEILASVASMKSLRLRNLLQGRPIFLIRHGKPDQKQMRRLRFTVDDLIDALRQKDVFDLSTVEEAVVETNGSLSVRLRTEESPVTPKQLGVPTPDNGFPIPVVTDGHIVPEYFGDQVLDTAAIAKALQKESLRPGEQLVVTIDDSGTVFAVKKERKK; encoded by the coding sequence ATGACAGTAACTCTTATTCGCGCACTGCTGATCTACTTTACCGTCATTCTGGCTATGCGGATCATGGGCAAGCGCCAGATCGGCGAGCTGAACCCACACGAGCTGGTCATTACCATATTGGTAAGCCAGATTGCCTCCATTCCCCTACAAGACAACACCATGCCCCTGGCCAACGCCTTTTTGCCCATGCTGCTACTGGTAAGTCTGGAAATTCTCGCCTCCGTGGCGTCCATGAAAAGCCTGCGGCTGCGAAACCTGCTGCAAGGGCGACCCATCTTTCTCATACGCCACGGCAAACCGGATCAAAAGCAAATGCGTCGCCTGCGCTTTACCGTAGACGATTTGATAGACGCCCTACGCCAAAAGGATGTATTTGATCTGTCCACCGTGGAGGAAGCGGTGGTAGAGACCAACGGCAGCCTGTCCGTGCGGCTGCGTACGGAGGAAAGCCCGGTGACCCCCAAACAGTTGGGGGTACCGACGCCGGACAACGGCTTTCCCATACCCGTAGTCACCGACGGCCACATTGTGCCGGAATATTTCGGTGACCAAGTGCTGGACACGGCGGCCATTGCCAAGGCGCTGCAAAAGGAGAGCCTGCGCCCCGGTGAACAGCTGGTGGTGACCATAGATGACAGCGGCACCGTCTTTGCCGTAAAAAAGGAGAGAAAAAAGTGA
- a CDS encoding DUF4363 family protein gives MKRTWFAILFLLLVAGLCIFEQHTVKTTFENIETLLQSMDAAAAEENYPEAERKARQLQNIWTARYPTLCVLMEHRALQEAGVTLGTLQPLAGDESDDLRPTIRQCQTELAEIYDNSKVTVGNIF, from the coding sequence GTGAAGCGCACTTGGTTTGCCATTTTGTTTTTGCTGCTGGTGGCAGGGCTGTGTATCTTTGAACAGCACACGGTCAAGACCACCTTTGAGAATATTGAGACCCTACTGCAAAGCATGGACGCAGCCGCCGCAGAAGAGAATTACCCGGAGGCAGAACGCAAGGCCCGCCAACTGCAAAACATTTGGACCGCCCGCTACCCCACCCTGTGCGTGCTCATGGAGCACCGCGCTTTACAAGAGGCGGGGGTAACCCTGGGCACCCTGCAACCCTTGGCTGGGGACGAAAGCGACGATCTGCGCCCCACCATTCGCCAGTGCCAAACGGAACTGGCAGAGATCTACGACAACAGCAAGGTAACGGTGGGCAACATCTTTTAG
- a CDS encoding spore germination protein: MENLRRQYNDNVQKFKADFADCSDFLLKEAETGGRKCFFAVMDGLVDSLQLGQMIMGPVLGAQVKARTPDEQFSQLMRTCVQSVELKEAETFEDAYYYLMSGFCVFVLDGCPRAMVMGIQGWTKRSTDEPESESNVRGAKECFVESVNDNKALLRKRMKTHHLKLRQIQLGTAAPTPVVLAFLDDRAAAELVNAVEQRLKDAHLNTVADYGELVPFLDTNMRSFFSAVGTTERPDVLASKLYEGRVAVLVEGTPFVLYVPYLFSDNFQSLDDYDYPPFFGGFVRLLKYFSFGISVFLPGVYVALGTFHQELIPTNLLFTIASAEFRTPLSLMNEAIMTLIFYEIMREAGLRLPKVVGHAVSIIGAIVIGEATVSAGLIGAPILVIIAITAIASYVAFPLYDSVSVLRLLFILAGGLTGLYGLMLGMAALFVNICSLSPYGVPYAAPIAPLNVRSLGDVFYRESWTKLARRRVRVQDLRGAHIDQCE, encoded by the coding sequence TTGGAAAACCTTAGGCGCCAATATAACGATAATGTACAGAAATTTAAGGCGGACTTTGCGGACTGCTCGGATTTTTTGCTCAAGGAGGCGGAAACCGGCGGTCGCAAGTGTTTTTTTGCTGTGATGGACGGATTGGTGGATTCTTTGCAGCTGGGGCAGATGATTATGGGACCGGTGCTGGGGGCACAGGTGAAGGCCCGCACGCCGGACGAGCAGTTTAGCCAGCTGATGCGCACCTGCGTGCAGTCGGTAGAGCTGAAAGAGGCAGAGACCTTCGAGGATGCTTACTATTATTTGATGAGCGGCTTTTGCGTGTTTGTGTTGGACGGCTGTCCCCGGGCTATGGTCATGGGTATTCAGGGTTGGACCAAACGCAGTACCGACGAGCCGGAGAGCGAAAGCAATGTGCGCGGAGCCAAAGAGTGCTTTGTGGAGTCTGTGAACGACAACAAGGCGCTGCTGCGCAAGCGCATGAAAACCCATCACTTAAAGTTGCGCCAAATCCAGCTGGGCACCGCCGCCCCAACCCCGGTGGTACTGGCCTTTTTGGATGACCGTGCCGCGGCGGAATTGGTGAATGCGGTGGAGCAGCGGCTAAAGGACGCGCATTTGAATACGGTGGCGGATTACGGCGAACTGGTGCCCTTTTTAGACACAAATATGCGTTCCTTTTTCTCTGCCGTAGGCACCACGGAGCGCCCGGATGTGTTGGCGTCCAAGCTTTATGAGGGCCGGGTGGCGGTACTGGTGGAGGGCACGCCCTTTGTGCTTTATGTGCCGTATCTTTTCAGCGATAATTTTCAGTCTTTGGATGATTACGATTATCCGCCGTTCTTCGGCGGATTTGTGCGGCTGCTGAAGTATTTCAGCTTTGGTATTTCCGTGTTTTTGCCCGGGGTGTATGTGGCGCTGGGCACTTTTCATCAAGAACTGATTCCCACCAACTTGCTGTTTACCATTGCGTCGGCAGAGTTCCGTACCCCGCTGTCCCTGATGAATGAGGCCATTATGACTCTGATCTTTTATGAAATCATGCGGGAGGCGGGGCTGCGGTTGCCCAAGGTCGTCGGCCACGCGGTGTCTATCATCGGCGCCATTGTTATCGGTGAGGCCACCGTGTCTGCCGGGCTGATCGGCGCGCCTATTTTGGTGATTATCGCCATTACCGCCATTGCCTCTTATGTGGCGTTTCCGCTGTATGACAGCGTGTCGGTGCTGCGGCTCTTGTTTATCCTGGCCGGGGGACTCACCGGACTTTACGGTTTGATGCTGGGCATGGCGGCGCTGTTTGTAAATATTTGCAGTCTCAGCCCCTACGGCGTGCCGTACGCCGCCCCCATCGCGCCGCTAAATGTGCGCTCCCTGGGCGATGTGTTTTATCGGGAAAGTTGGACCAAGCTGGCCCGCCGCCGGGTGCGGGTACAGGATCTGCGGGGTGCGCATATTGACCAGTGTGAATAA
- a CDS encoding Ger(x)C family spore germination C-terminal domain-containing protein: MRRIIKLLLCFLLVSATLCGCSGRRTLSNLAVVEGMSIDRAANGVSVSVQTLNMTKSGNGSEALSGNITINTAESGTGISQALSKLSEDLSRNLFLGQNKITVFSSSVARHGVGDNMDYFVRSAASRPDVLLCVADGNAKALLESKEDDALVPSANMVHLLQNGQDSGMGAVVSVNDALRRFASPTSDIYLPLLKKAGTHTAFEGLALFDGGKMTATADMDDTFGILLMNGKIKSGLLTLQNDKLGHIGVELVSCKVRARSAMENGRPVFRVTVRTQLMLDEVQKGYISTIDNRAISVIEHLAEQKLVDLCTGAYACLQAAGCDGVQVGARLAMSDPAGYAAVKADWNRAFSASVIQAVCHCRITKINDNSIRE, from the coding sequence ATGAGACGAATAATTAAGCTACTTCTTTGTTTTTTGTTGGTGTCGGCCACACTGTGCGGCTGCTCCGGACGGCGCACCCTGAGCAATTTGGCGGTGGTGGAGGGCATGAGCATTGACCGGGCGGCCAATGGAGTGTCCGTCTCGGTGCAGACCTTGAATATGACCAAGAGCGGCAACGGCTCAGAGGCTCTGTCCGGCAATATTACCATCAATACCGCAGAGAGCGGCACCGGTATCTCCCAGGCTCTGTCTAAACTGTCCGAGGACTTGTCCCGCAATTTGTTTTTAGGACAAAACAAGATTACGGTGTTCAGCAGCAGCGTGGCACGGCACGGGGTGGGCGACAATATGGATTACTTTGTGCGCAGCGCCGCCAGTCGGCCGGATGTGCTGCTGTGCGTGGCAGACGGTAATGCCAAGGCGCTGTTGGAGAGTAAGGAAGACGACGCTTTGGTGCCCAGCGCAAATATGGTGCACCTGTTGCAGAATGGGCAGGATAGCGGTATGGGCGCGGTGGTGTCCGTTAATGACGCGCTGCGCCGCTTTGCCAGTCCTACCTCGGATATTTATTTGCCGCTGTTAAAGAAAGCGGGCACACATACGGCTTTTGAAGGGTTGGCGCTGTTTGATGGGGGCAAGATGACCGCCACGGCGGATATGGACGATACTTTCGGCATCCTCCTGATGAACGGTAAGATTAAAAGCGGACTGCTAACCCTGCAAAATGACAAGCTGGGGCATATCGGGGTGGAATTGGTGTCCTGCAAGGTGAGGGCACGGAGCGCCATGGAGAACGGGCGACCGGTGTTTCGGGTAACGGTGCGAACGCAGTTGATGCTGGATGAAGTGCAAAAGGGCTATATCAGTACCATAGATAATCGCGCCATTTCCGTCATAGAGCACCTGGCGGAGCAAAAGCTGGTGGACCTGTGCACCGGGGCTTACGCCTGCTTGCAGGCCGCCGGATGCGACGGCGTGCAGGTTGGGGCGCGGCTGGCCATGTCAGACCCGGCGGGGTATGCAGCGGTTAAAGCGGACTGGAACCGCGCGTTCTCCGCCTCTGTGATCCAGGCTGTCTGCCATTGCCGGATTACGAAAATTAACGATAATTCCATCAGAGAATAG
- a CDS encoding spore germination protein — MNNSKISSFSLFAMLYISRLVVSLTHVQSIMAGKLSTQMLMSVGVALVLSLLFAVPALLCVQRDCSPLAHRTMGTLYACNFIFLAGINVSRFAYFASARLNPEAKSWGFALLILLFAVYGALVGLQGLSRFSGFAFCLIVLVVAVVLGFNVQHFQWFSLFPPGSNTVGEVVRNGVVLSANTAEITIFLVLADRVVIGGRRFGAFYGAMGCSYLTTSLLFLFAIGVMGDAAGLQAFPIYTLSQLAGSGSMVRMDALYTGFWIFAIFIKAALLIYCAAVTLPGSGGYKGKCLGAGLATFAVSCALGRLMTVGQHSPLITVVPFAVFSSLIPLVWLLGHRKARGTNETNN; from the coding sequence GTGAATAACAGCAAAATTTCTTCGTTCAGTCTGTTTGCCATGCTGTATATCAGCCGCCTGGTGGTGAGCCTGACCCATGTGCAGTCTATTATGGCAGGTAAGTTGTCTACCCAAATGCTGATGAGCGTGGGGGTAGCGCTGGTGCTTTCCCTGTTGTTTGCGGTGCCCGCGCTTCTTTGTGTGCAGCGGGACTGCTCACCGTTGGCGCACAGAACGATGGGCACTCTTTATGCCTGTAATTTTATCTTTTTGGCGGGGATCAATGTGAGCCGCTTTGCCTACTTCGCCTCTGCCCGGTTGAATCCGGAGGCCAAAAGTTGGGGATTTGCCTTGCTGATTCTTCTATTTGCGGTGTATGGGGCGTTGGTTGGGCTGCAAGGATTGTCTCGTTTTTCCGGCTTCGCCTTTTGCCTGATTGTGCTTGTGGTAGCGGTGGTGCTGGGCTTTAATGTGCAGCACTTCCAATGGTTCAGTCTGTTTCCGCCAGGCAGCAATACCGTGGGTGAAGTGGTGCGAAACGGCGTGGTGCTGTCTGCCAATACGGCAGAGATTACGATCTTTTTGGTGCTGGCGGATCGGGTGGTCATCGGCGGACGTCGTTTTGGTGCCTTTTATGGCGCTATGGGGTGTTCGTACCTGACTACGAGCCTGCTGTTTCTCTTTGCCATCGGCGTGATGGGGGACGCGGCCGGGTTACAGGCGTTTCCGATTTATACCCTCTCTCAGCTGGCAGGCAGCGGCTCAATGGTGCGTATGGACGCGCTGTACACCGGCTTTTGGATCTTTGCTATCTTTATTAAGGCGGCACTGCTGATTTATTGTGCGGCAGTGACCCTGCCGGGCAGCGGTGGGTACAAGGGCAAGTGCCTGGGCGCCGGTTTGGCGACCTTTGCCGTCAGTTGTGCGCTGGGACGGTTGATGACTGTGGGTCAGCACTCGCCGTTGATCACAGTGGTGCCCTTTGCAGTGTTTTCCTCTCTCATTCCCTTGGTGTGGCTGCTGGGGCACAGAAAGGCGCGTGGTACAAATGAGACGAATAATTAA
- a CDS encoding ABC transporter ATP-binding protein/permease, protein MPYMQMTEEQFKVPVLKNVIYALRLVWQTDKRLLIGYLLQEGLYAVFSRYLQNILFLKILLDVITGSGDFRTYVGELVAFALLALVVKVAQWEGMRMEKCATKRVLKLLNDRIFEKALSVDVACYENPEFYDKYQRATMVTTNSFFDLICFDFSAFVADVVALVCVMATVAAVHPLYLLFLVPVFFVFAVEVYKSKCVYRRDMSMTANKRMQAYVQRTVYLREYAKDMRTSNIFAVMVRRMEAATKANVRILRDYGVRLFLYSVVSSLLGELLPVLGTYAFACHSFVQGSGLTVSGFSVVASGINAVRESTLDTTECFDEMTLMALYFQNLREFLDYQPQVVSGPLPVPPLETLEFCHVDFTYPGTDRRVLHDVNFTLRQGETLAVVGINGAGKSTLVKLLLRFYDPTGGQILYNGKPLPEYDLEQLRAAFGTVFQDYKNFALSVNENVIGHACTPTEKALAERALRHSGVWDKIASLPRGADTVLTREFDEAGTGLSGGENQKVSTARLFARDFQIAVLDEPSSALDPVAEYKMYENLLQVTENKTVIFISHRLSSAVLSDRILVLADGQVQESGSHRQLMERNGLYADMFRLQASGYKQEGGAAGAQA, encoded by the coding sequence ATGCCCTATATGCAAATGACAGAGGAGCAGTTCAAGGTTCCTGTGCTAAAAAATGTGATCTATGCCCTGCGCCTGGTGTGGCAGACGGACAAGCGCCTGCTCATCGGCTATCTGTTGCAAGAGGGGCTGTATGCGGTGTTTTCCCGCTATTTGCAGAATATTTTGTTCTTAAAGATCCTGCTGGATGTGATCACCGGCAGCGGCGACTTTCGCACTTATGTGGGGGAGTTGGTGGCGTTTGCCCTTTTGGCGCTGGTGGTGAAGGTGGCCCAGTGGGAGGGTATGCGCATGGAGAAGTGCGCCACCAAGCGGGTGCTGAAGTTGCTGAACGACCGGATCTTTGAAAAGGCGCTGTCTGTGGATGTGGCCTGTTATGAGAACCCGGAATTCTACGACAAATATCAGCGGGCAACCATGGTGACCACCAATAGCTTTTTTGACCTGATCTGCTTTGATTTTTCTGCCTTTGTGGCGGATGTGGTGGCGCTGGTGTGCGTGATGGCCACCGTGGCGGCGGTGCACCCGCTGTATCTGCTGTTTTTGGTGCCGGTGTTCTTTGTGTTCGCCGTAGAGGTGTATAAGAGCAAGTGCGTCTATCGGCGGGATATGTCCATGACCGCCAACAAACGAATGCAAGCCTATGTGCAGCGCACGGTGTACCTGCGAGAGTACGCCAAGGATATGCGCACCTCCAATATCTTTGCCGTGATGGTTCGGCGTATGGAGGCGGCCACCAAGGCCAATGTGCGCATTTTGAGGGACTACGGCGTGCGGCTGTTTTTGTACAGCGTAGTCAGCAGCCTGCTTGGTGAGCTGCTGCCGGTGCTGGGCACTTATGCCTTTGCCTGCCACAGCTTTGTGCAGGGCAGCGGGCTGACCGTGTCCGGCTTTAGCGTGGTGGCCTCCGGCATTAACGCGGTGCGGGAGTCTACTCTGGACACCACCGAGTGCTTTGACGAAATGACCTTGATGGCGTTGTATTTTCAGAATTTGCGGGAGTTTTTGGACTATCAGCCCCAGGTGGTATCCGGTCCTCTGCCGGTGCCGCCGCTGGAGACGCTGGAATTTTGCCATGTGGACTTTACCTACCCGGGCACCGATCGACGGGTGCTCCACGATGTGAACTTTACCCTGCGGCAGGGCGAGACCCTGGCGGTGGTGGGCATTAACGGCGCCGGCAAATCCACTCTGGTCAAGCTGCTGTTGCGGTTTTACGATCCTACCGGCGGCCAAATTCTCTATAACGGCAAGCCGCTGCCGGAATATGACCTGGAGCAGCTGCGGGCTGCCTTTGGCACCGTGTTCCAGGATTATAAAAATTTTGCTCTGTCCGTCAACGAGAATGTGATCGGCCACGCTTGTACCCCGACGGAAAAAGCTCTGGCAGAGCGGGCACTGCGCCACAGCGGTGTGTGGGACAAAATTGCCTCGCTGCCCCGGGGAGCGGACACGGTGCTGACCCGAGAGTTTGACGAGGCGGGCACCGGCCTGTCCGGCGGCGAAAATCAAAAGGTGTCCACCGCCCGGCTGTTTGCCCGGGACTTCCAGATCGCCGTGCTGGACGAGCCAAGCTCCGCCCTGGATCCGGTGGCGGAGTATAAAATGTATGAGAATTTGCTGCAAGTGACAGAGAACAAGACGGTGATCTTTATCTCGCACCGGCTGTCCAGCGCGGTGCTCAGCGACCGCATTTTGGTGCTGGCCGACGGTCAGGTGCAGGAGAGCGGCTCCCACCGGCAGCTGATGGAGCGAAACGGACTGTATGCGGATATGTTTCGCCTGCAAGCCTCCGGTTACAAGCAGGAAGGGGGTGCCGCCGGTGCGCAAGCCTAA